Genomic segment of Xanthobacter dioxanivorans:
CTTTGCGACGCGTGTCCGGTTTCGGACACGCGGCGCGGCGCGGTTCAGGCACCGAACCGCACGCGGCCCGGCCGGCTCCGCCGCCCCGCCCAGCCGCCGGCCCCGCGCCTCCCGCCCGGGGCGCCGCGCCCCCGCGATCACTGGTCGTTGCGGCGCCGGTGGATGCGCCGGGAGGGCGCGGCCGGGGTGGCGGGGAGGGCTGATTGTCGCTCCCCCGCGCGCCGGAGGCCGCCCGCGGCCGAACCGGCAGACTGTTTGCATGAGATGCACGCCTGCCCCCTGCGCGGGTGGGCCGCCGAACCGCCTTCGGCGGAGAGCGGCGCCTTCGAGCCCACGAAGGCGCGCCCTGCTCGCGCCTGTCCAAAAGTTGTGTGCTGAACCGGAGACCATTGATGACTGCGATCGAGAACACCCCCCTGGGCCGGCTGGATAAAGAGGGGCGACTCCTGAATGCCGTGCTCAAGCAGCCGACCAAGCCGGGCCGCTTCGATTTTCGCGGCGACATCGCCCTGAAATTCCAGGTCGCCGTCGCCGACGAGAAGCGCCCGCCGGAATACACCATGGAGCAGGTGCTGGTCTGCGCCGAGGAGGGCAAGACCACCATTCCGGTGCTGGCCGGCTACCTGCAGAACTTCGCCTTCCTCGCCGACGTGGTGGACGTGCTCGGCGACGCGCTGGCGCCCGACGGCAAGTATTTCTTATTCTGCAACAACATCGACCTCCTGTCGAAGTATCGCGTCACGCATGGCGGCAAGACGTTCTATGTCCTACCCTGCGACGAATCCACCGTGTGGAAGGAAATGACCGAGCTTCTCAGCATCGACAAGAACGACATCAAGAAGCTCGACACCGGCGGGAAGACCGACGTGGTGCTCGATGCGGCGCGCGACTGGCACGAGGACTACGAGGTCATCACCTACGAGAAGGGCGTCTCCATCATGGAGCCGGTCAAGAACCGCAACGAGAACCGCCCGGTCTGATCCCGGGCCCGGCCGCCGAAGCGGGCCCTCGGCGCATGCCTTCACCGCATGTCAACGAGGGCCCATATCACCGCGGGTCCCTGTCACCTCGGGTCCCTGTGACCGAGAAGGCCCCGGACGTCCGGCGGCGATGCGCCGGACGCTGTCGGCTCACACGCCGCCGCCTTCGTCGGAGCAGGACGTCACCTCGTCCTCATCGTCGTCGTCCACATCCTCGGCGAGGGTCACGCCCAGCGCGCAGATGTCGTTGTCGATGACGCTGAGGGTCACCGGCACGAGGTTCTTGCCCTTGCACGGCCCTTCGAGGCACGCGCCGGTGCCGAGCTCGAACAGGGCGCCGTGCTTGCCGCACATCAGGCGGATGCCGTTGGGGTCCAGGAACTGGTTGCGCTCCCAGTCGAGCTTCACCCCGTCGTGCGGGCAGCGGTTGACATAGCCGAACACCTGCCGTCCCCAGCGGACGATCACGAGGTTGAACGGCTGCTCGGTCCCGTCCTCGGCCACCTGCATGAGCTCGAAGCCCCGCGCCCGCTGGCTCGGAATGTCGCTCATGGAGCAGATGACGTAGGCGACACCGCCCTGGGGCACAGTTTCGTCTTCCGCGATGCTCGGTTCCATCTTGTCCTCGTTCACGATGCACTCGTCAGGATCGGGCCACCCCCGGCACCGACGCCGGGGGCAAGGGGGTGCCGGCCTCGGCCTTGGCCAGGAGGCGCCGGTTCGCCGCCAGGCAGAAGTCGCGCCAGGCGGCGGCGACGTCGCGCAGGATCGTCTGCACGTAATCCTTGGAGAGGTGGTGCTCGCCGGGAAAATTGGACAGGGCGCACGACGTGCGGTTGAAGGCGATCACATCGTCCAGCAGCGTCTGGATGAAGTCGCGGAACGGCAGCTGCACGTCCGGCATGAGGGCCGATCGGCCCTTCTCCACCCCCACGCCGCGCATGTCGAACGGCAGCGTATCCAGCATGTCGGCGGCGCGATCGTAGAGGTCCTCGATGGCGCCCAGCATGGCGCGCTGGGTGAGCTGCTCGCGATCCTGGGTGGCGAGCGCCCGGTTCAGCCGCACCCGGTAGGCCTCGAATGCCGTGTCGTTCTGGGCGCCGACCCAGGCGGCGAAGCGGGCGAGGCTCGCGGCATTGACCGACAGCCCGTCCGGCACGCCCGGTTCGGCCCCGTCCTCGGCGCGCTCCCGCGCCAGCGCCCGGTCGATGCGCCGCGCCGCTTCCAGCGCGCCCTCCAGGTAGCCGGCCCCCTGGGTCGCGGTCTCCGAGCCGCCGAGATGGAGGCGGCCGTCCCACAAGGGCCGGCGCAGCAGCGGATTGGAGAAGGCCACGTGCTCGCCCGGAGGCTCGGCACGGTCGCGCGTGGAACAGGTGAAGGGCTCCTGCGCCCAGTCCTGGCAATGCTGCTCGCCCGCTTCGGCGGCGCTGCCGAAGACCTGCACCATCTGGCTGTCCATGAGCAGGGGCAGGCCGACGCTGAACGCCTCGCGCAGGTCCGGCGGAAAGCTGAGGAAGCCGCCCAGCGCCGCCTTGGTGCCGCTGGCGTCGCAGGCGTCGAAGATCTCGCCCACCACCGCCTGCTCGTGGGTCACGAAGGCGTTGCCGGACTGGCCCGCCTCCCGCCAGAACGCGGAGGCGAACGCAATCATCACCTTGGCCTGCGCCGCCATCCAGGTGGGCGCGGCGCCCAT
This window contains:
- a CDS encoding flavin monoamine oxidase family protein; protein product: MLETAIIGGGLCGLALARHLEKQGRSFTVFEARARLGGRILSAVSATTGGALDLGPTWFWPDTQPLITAFVSDLGLVSFPQHDEGAVLHLTEADKTPRGLDQQVHGGAQRVAGGMSRIIAALAEGLPEERVRLGHVLSGVEDKGDHVALTFRVDDAFLTVEARHVVIALPPRLVAETVRFTPDLDAATRDAMGAAPTWMAAQAKVMIAFASAFWREAGQSGNAFVTHEQAVVGEIFDACDASGTKAALGGFLSFPPDLREAFSVGLPLLMDSQMVQVFGSAAEAGEQHCQDWAQEPFTCSTRDRAEPPGEHVAFSNPLLRRPLWDGRLHLGGSETATQGAGYLEGALEAARRIDRALARERAEDGAEPGVPDGLSVNAASLARFAAWVGAQNDTAFEAYRVRLNRALATQDREQLTQRAMLGAIEDLYDRAADMLDTLPFDMRGVGVEKGRSALMPDVQLPFRDFIQTLLDDVIAFNRTSCALSNFPGEHHLSKDYVQTILRDVAAAWRDFCLAANRRLLAKAEAGTPLPPASVPGVARS
- a CDS encoding Rieske (2Fe-2S) protein yields the protein MEPSIAEDETVPQGGVAYVICSMSDIPSQRARGFELMQVAEDGTEQPFNLVIVRWGRQVFGYVNRCPHDGVKLDWERNQFLDPNGIRLMCGKHGALFELGTGACLEGPCKGKNLVPVTLSVIDNDICALGVTLAEDVDDDDEDEVTSCSDEGGGV